From the genome of Dryobates pubescens isolate bDryPub1 chromosome 5, bDryPub1.pri, whole genome shotgun sequence, one region includes:
- the NDUFAF1 gene encoding complex I intermediate-associated protein 30, mitochondrial, whose protein sequence is MALTTVLLKSVSLRGRCFRHDFLHPLIGPLLNDSMSKLYSSYRRPGSQPEKKPAWKSVDLSFKKSFDVLKTQLSLLKKESKEHLIGPGGQPWDEFLLEQTKVVWEFRSQEDLNKWVISSDAEIGGKSEVYLKLGRNDQAALLYGTLNTEVPRDGETKYSGYCGMRAKPLVGSFARRKYYDWSNFNSLYLRVRGDGRPWMVNIYTDPYFSHQKDDLYNYFMFTRGGPYWEEIKIPFSKFFLSSRGRVQDNQHPLWLDKICTLGFTIGDKVDGPFQLEIDFIGLLNDRAHTEEFAYELYEMNPKV, encoded by the exons ATGGCTCTGACTACTGTCTTGCTGAAGAGTGTTTCCTTACGTGGTAGATGCTTCAGGCACGACTTTTTGCACCCTTTAATTGGACCTCTCCTCAATGATTCCATGTCAAAACTGTACAGCAGCTACAGGAGACCAGGGTCACAGCCTGAGAAAAAACCAGCCTGGAAAAGTGTGGATTTGAGCTTCAAGAAGAGTTTTGATGTCTTGAAGACTCAGCTAAGCTTGCTGAAGAAGGAGTCCAAAGAACATTTAATAGGACCTGGGGGCCAGCCGTGGGACGAgttcctgctggagcagacaAAGGTGGTGTGGGAATTTCGGAGCCAAGAAGATTTAAATAAATGGGTCATTTCCTCTGATGCAGAGATTGGAGGGAAAAGTGAAGTTTACCTCAAACTGGGTAGGAAtgaccaggctgctctgctgtatGGAACCCTCAATACAGAAGTGCCTCGTGATGGGGAGACAAAATACAGCGGATATTGTGGTATGAGAGCTAAACCCCTTGTG GGATCTTTTGCTAGGAGGAAGTACTACGACTGGTCAAACTTCAACAGTCTCTATTTGCGTGTCCGTGGCGATGGCCGGCCTTGGATGGTCAACATTTATACAGACCCTTACTTCTCTCATCAAAAGGATGACCTCTACAACTACTTCATGTTCACCCGAGggggtccatactgggaggAAATAAAG ATTCCGTTCTCCAAATTCTTCCTGTCCAGTCGAGGAAGAGTCCAGGATAACCAGCATCCTCTCTGGTTAGACAAG ATTTGTACCCTTGGATTCACCATCGGAGACAAAGTAGATGGTCCGTTCCAGCTGGAGATAGACTTTATTGGCCTGCTGAATGATAGAGCCCATACAGAAGAATTTGCTTATGAACTGTATGAAATGAACCCTAAAGTCTAA